GACAGCGCGTCGCTCAATCGAAATTCTCCGCGCGGCAGGCCTGCGAGTTCGAGTTCGGCGGCAGAAAGGCTTATATTTGCGGGAATATAGTCGAGAGCGTCATGACGCACCAGTTCGTCAAGGTCTTTAGTGCCCAGCATAGCATCGTAGATGCTGCCCGAGGTGGGGTTGTTTGTGCTGCCAGCCGCCATAGACGCATTGCCCTGTGGGTCAAAATCAATCAACAAAACACGCGCACCCGACTTCAAGAGGGCGGCGGCCACATTAACGGCAGTTGTTGTTTTACCCACACCACCCTTTTGGTTGCTCACGGCAATAATTCTCGTTGAGCGGGGCAAGGGGTATGGAAGGGCATCGGCTCGCCTGCGACGAACGCGAAGCTCGGCCACTTCGTTTGCAATGGGGGTGTCCAGCGCGGGGGTGTCCAGCGCACGATTTGCTTGACACATCTACTAAGCACACCCCCTATGAAGCACAGTTTCACGTGAGCCCAGTTTCACGTGAAACCAAAAAGCACACCCCAGTGAGGGTGCAGACAAACCCAAAAGAAACAAGCTCCACCCAAAAAAGCGGGCGGCACAAGAACACAACAACCATACTACAACCGCTGAGCGGGGTGTGCAGGAACCGGTATGCGCTAGAGGGGTGTTGTAGGCTGGAACTTCCTTATACGAAGGCTGTTGCCAACAACAAACAGGCTAGAAAGGGCCATAGCCAGACTTGCAATCATCGGGCTCAATAAACCAACAGACGCGACAGGAATGCCTGCGGTGTTGTAGGCAAATGCCCAAAAAAGATTTTGTTTTACCACCCTCCGCGTCTTTCTTGAGAGCCTAATGCCATCAACAACGCCAATTAAGTCGCTTGACATAACCGCAATATCCGATCTATCAAACGCCAAGTCGGTCCCGCTAGCCATGGCAATGCCAACATCCGCGGCGGCGAGTGCGGCAGCATCGTTAATGCCATCCCCAACCATAGCAACGCGATCCTTGCGGGCCTGCAGGGATCGAACGAGCTCAAGTTTATCGGCCGGCTTCGCGCCTGCAACGACGGTCTTAATTCCGCAGCTCTCGGCAGCATTTGTCGCGGCAAACCCGCCGTCTCCCGTGGCAAGAATAACCTTTAATCCCATTCCTGACAACAGGGCAACACCTCTTGGGCTTGTGGCTCTCAGTGGGCTGTCAAAAACAAAAACCCCACGAACTTTACCTCCCCAGACAATAACAGTTCCGTGGCTTATGTCACGCCCTGACATCCAGTCGGGCATCTTATTGGGGGTTTTCCCGGCCCATCCAAGGCGGCCAACCAGGATATCCCGGCCGGCAACTTTCCCGGTCACGCCAAAGCCTGGGTGGTTTTCAAAGTCCGAAAAGCTCTCCAGCACAAGACCTTTATCCTTAGCCGCCATAACAACAGCGCGCGCCAATGGATGTTCACTTCCGGCCTCAAGTGATGCAGAAAGACGCAGAAGATCATTCACGTCTTGACCGGGTGCGGGTATTAGTTTGCTCAGAGACACCCTGTTCTCGGTAAGCGTTCCTGTCTTGTCCAAAACAACCACGCTAAGTCTGGATTCCAAGGCGCTTGTTGAGCGAATCAGAATACCAAGCTGTAATCCTCGAAGCATGCCAGACAAAATAGCCATTGGGGTTGCCAGGCCGAGGGCACACGGACACGCAATCACAAGAACTGCAACAGCGGCAGAAAGGCTACCGGCCAGACTGTCCGTAACTGCCCAGTGAGCAAAAAGCGTAACAAGAGACAAAATCAATACCACGGGAACAAAAACACCAGAAACCCTGTCTGCAACCCGCACAAGCTTGGGTTTCTGCGCGCGCTGAACAAGCGATATCAGGCGCGAAAGCTCTGTGTCCGAACCAACTCGAACCACCTCTGCCGTAAGATTACCCGTCAGGTTCATAGCCCCAGAGGCAAGGGTATCCCCAATCGAGACCCGGGACGGAATGCTGCAGCCGGTCAGGAAAGAAAGATCAACATCAGAACCGCCCTCTACAATTCGTGCGTCGGCAGGAACTCGCTCCCCGGGGTAAATAACCACCCTGTCTCCAGCTCTCAGGTTCTCGGTTAACACCTTTTCGAGGGTGCCAGCCAGAGTAGCTGTTTTTGGCGCGAGTTTTACAAGAGACTCAAGGGCAAGGCCCTGTTTGGCCTTTACTTTTGCCTCAAGATAGCGGCCAACGGAGGCAAAAACTACAATACTAACGGAAGCCTCAAAATAAAGACTCTGTTCATCGTAATCATTGGGGTGGCCAATGCTCGAAAAAAGAACCCAGACCGACCAAACATAGGTAACACACACGCCCAGGCTAATCAATGTGTCCATTGTTACACCAAAACGAGACAGGCGCCTCAAACAGGATCTATAAAAAGGCCAGGCCGAGAAAATAACCACTGGGGTTGCAAGCACAAACACCAAGAAACGCCAAAACAGAATAGAGGGAAAAATCGAAAGAAGCACAAAAATGGACATCGGCATTGAAATGACAATAACCGGCACGGCCAGGGCTATAGACACCAAGAGGTTCCGCAGCCTCACAGCCTGCGAATAGACCCTCCGGGGTGTCGCGGTGTACCCCGCGCCCCTTACCACGTCAATTGCTTTTTGCAGGTTAAAACCCCTGGGGGCCGTCAAAAGAGCAGACCCCGTGGCAAAATCTACACTGGCAGATATACCGCGATTCTTTAGCTTCTTCTCGATTTCTCTCGCACACGACGCACAGGTCATGCCGGATATATAAAGCCTAATAATTGACGGTTCCGCCACTAAAACCCCAAAGGCACCCCCGGCCTACGGCACAATCGTTGACCGCACAGAAAAGCCGGTCAAGGGTTTGATAACACAACATGTCTGCTAGGCCCAACACCCTGTGACTTAGAGGCACAGCCCATATCCGCAGCTATCCTGTGAACAATTCTTCGGTCATAACTGCACATATGCGGCATGTGAACCGCCCACACCCCCGCTTTAATCTTGGCAATACCCGCCAAGACCATATTGCGCAGCGCCTCCTCTTTTATCTGAGAAGATCTGCCGATTGACAAAGCAACCTTGCACGCATGTTGCGCGCGCGTTCGCACGTGTAAGGCCATTAGATCACGTAAGGCTTTTACAACCACCGGATCGCTGAGCGGGGCAAGCGCGTCGGTATCATCATTAACGGATATAGAGATTCTGTCTTCTGATAGAGAAACTTTTATATCTCCATCTAGATCACATATATCCAAGAACCCCTCAAGATAATCAGCGGCGAGATTTGCAACGCGGTCTGCGTCGGACCCCATGTTTGATTCGCTATCAAGGCCGTTTGTTAGTCCTTCTGTCATACAATCACCTTCTCTTTGCACGTCTTTTGTTTACCGGTTGCTGCCTCTGACCTTTTGTTTTTTTGTTTTGAACACCAAGTCTCTTGCGTCTCAACTCAAAAGCCAGACTCCCGGGGGATGGGTTCCGATAAATAGCAACAGCCTGCTGAACGGCAGACCAAACATTAGAGGCCGTCCAATAGATCAATATTCCCACAGGAAACGAAAAACCCATGCCAAGAAACATAATCGGTAAAAGATAAAGCATCACCTTCTGGTTTTTGTATACAGAGGTATTCTTAGCGTTTTCGGGAATGTTTTTCGGAATCACCTTTAATTGGGTAAAGAGCTGAACTGCGATCATAATAGCTGTTAGAACACCCGCGACAATCATTGTTATGAGATTAAAAGCCTGACCGGCTTGCAGCGCATAAAAGTCATGCGAAAAAGAATCATGAAGAGGAACAACACCAAAAATGCGCGAGTCCCTGAAATCCATACCCAAGGGGCCATTGAGTGGCCCAACCCCTGTACCGGCATTTTGGGCAGACTCAATAACTTGATACAAACCGAAGAATACTGGCATTTGCAACACAATTGGAAGACAGGATGAAAGCGGGTTTGCGCCCCTTACTCTGTAAATTTCCATCATTTCCTGGTTCATGGACTGCCTTGATAACACATCCCTCTTGCCTTTGTATTTCTCTTGGATCCTCCTTACTTCAGGGGCAATTTCCAACATTTTTCGTTGTGCTCTAATTTGTTTTAGAAAAACCGGAATTAATGTAGCGCGAATAACAATAACCAAGCCAACAATGGAAAGCGCCCAAGAAAGCCCAGATTTGTCGCCAAACCCAAGAAAGCCAAGCAGGGTGTGAAAAAAAACTAGAATTTGCTCTATAACCCACTTTATGGGAAGCAATATATTCTGCAGAAAATCAAA
The sequence above is a segment of the Tropheryma whipplei str. Twist genome. Coding sequences within it:
- a CDS encoding protein jag; this encodes MTEGLTNGLDSESNMGSDADRVANLAADYLEGFLDICDLDGDIKVSLSEDRISISVNDDTDALAPLSDPVVVKALRDLMALHVRTRAQHACKVALSIGRSSQIKEEALRNMVLAGIAKIKAGVWAVHMPHMCSYDRRIVHRIAADMGCASKSQGVGPSRHVVLSNP
- the yidC gene encoding membrane protein insertase YidC; this translates as MGSRLEKMFDGLFDFLQNILLPIKWVIEQILVFFHTLLGFLGFGDKSGLSWALSIVGLVIVIRATLIPVFLKQIRAQRKMLEIAPEVRRIQEKYKGKRDVLSRQSMNQEMMEIYRVRGANPLSSCLPIVLQMPVFFGLYQVIESAQNAGTGVGPLNGPLGMDFRDSRIFGVVPLHDSFSHDFYALQAGQAFNLITMIVAGVLTAIMIAVQLFTQLKVIPKNIPENAKNTSVYKNQKVMLYLLPIMFLGMGFSFPVGILIYWTASNVWSAVQQAVAIYRNPSPGSLAFELRRKRLGVQNKKTKGQRQQPVNKRRAKRR
- a CDS encoding heavy metal translocating P-type ATPase — translated: MAEPSIIRLYISGMTCASCAREIEKKLKNRGISASVDFATGSALLTAPRGFNLQKAIDVVRGAGYTATPRRVYSQAVRLRNLLVSIALAVPVIVISMPMSIFVLLSIFPSILFWRFLVFVLATPVVIFSAWPFYRSCLRRLSRFGVTMDTLISLGVCVTYVWSVWVLFSSIGHPNDYDEQSLYFEASVSIVVFASVGRYLEAKVKAKQGLALESLVKLAPKTATLAGTLEKVLTENLRAGDRVVIYPGERVPADARIVEGGSDVDLSFLTGCSIPSRVSIGDTLASGAMNLTGNLTAEVVRVGSDTELSRLISLVQRAQKPKLVRVADRVSGVFVPVVLILSLVTLFAHWAVTDSLAGSLSAAVAVLVIACPCALGLATPMAILSGMLRGLQLGILIRSTSALESRLSVVVLDKTGTLTENRVSLSKLIPAPGQDVNDLLRLSASLEAGSEHPLARAVVMAAKDKGLVLESFSDFENHPGFGVTGKVAGRDILVGRLGWAGKTPNKMPDWMSGRDISHGTVIVWGGKVRGVFVFDSPLRATSPRGVALLSGMGLKVILATGDGGFAATNAAESCGIKTVVAGAKPADKLELVRSLQARKDRVAMVGDGINDAAALAAADVGIAMASGTDLAFDRSDIAVMSSDLIGVVDGIRLSRKTRRVVKQNLFWAFAYNTAGIPVASVGLLSPMIASLAMALSSLFVVGNSLRIRKFQPTTPL